In Corynebacterium nuruki S6-4, the following proteins share a genomic window:
- the nrdI gene encoding class Ib ribonucleoside-diphosphate reductase assembly flavoprotein NrdI, whose product MTLNSGGRSSPFLVYFSSVSENTHRFIGAVGIPAARIPLRPKDPPLHVDRPYVLVTPTYGGGDLRRAVPRQVIRFLNDPANRQWIRGVITSGNINFGEAYCAAGRTIAGKCGVPELYRFELLGTRRDVTAVRDGLEQFWATTVSTDSTDSTVNTDNISTKETA is encoded by the coding sequence ATGACGTTGAACTCTGGGGGACGGAGCAGTCCCTTTCTCGTGTACTTCTCGTCGGTCTCGGAGAACACCCACCGCTTCATCGGGGCCGTCGGCATCCCCGCCGCCCGCATACCGCTGCGTCCCAAAGACCCGCCGCTGCACGTTGACCGGCCGTATGTCCTGGTCACCCCCACCTACGGTGGCGGGGACCTGCGCCGCGCGGTGCCCCGGCAGGTCATCCGCTTCCTCAACGACCCGGCCAACCGACAGTGGATCCGCGGCGTGATCACCAGCGGGAACATCAACTTCGGCGAGGCCTACTGCGCCGCAGGACGCACCATCGCCGGCAAATGCGGCGTCCCCGAGCTCTACCGGTTCGAACTGCTCGGCACCCGGCGGGACGTCACCGCGGTCCGCGACGGGCTGGAACAGTTCTGGGCCACCACCGTCAGCACCGACAGCACTGACAGCACCGTCAACACCGACAACATCAGCACCAAGGAGACAGCATGA
- a CDS encoding flavin reductase family protein, which yields MTATAEGFRTLFRQTPQAVWILTTRDSHGTPAGITVSSLTSVSADPPTVAFALQNTASVLPVFAETSRILAHGVTVDGADAARHFAASGTDRFPADENLPGATGLPVIDDAYGRLDLRVRRILPVSASALFICTVDATWLPEAPPEPVVYRNRTFTRTADSTPVQFPPRGHDDD from the coding sequence GTGACAGCGACCGCCGAAGGCTTCCGCACCCTGTTCCGGCAGACCCCGCAGGCCGTGTGGATCCTCACCACCCGGGACAGTCACGGCACCCCGGCCGGCATCACCGTCTCATCCCTGACCTCGGTCTCCGCCGATCCCCCGACGGTGGCCTTCGCCCTGCAGAACACCGCCTCGGTACTGCCGGTCTTCGCCGAGACGTCCCGCATCCTCGCCCACGGCGTCACCGTGGACGGTGCGGACGCCGCCCGGCATTTCGCGGCGTCCGGTACCGACCGGTTCCCGGCGGACGAGAACCTCCCCGGGGCAACCGGACTGCCCGTCATCGACGACGCCTACGGTCGGCTGGACCTCCGGGTCCGCCGCATCCTCCCTGTCTCCGCGAGCGCCCTGTTCATCTGCACGGTGGACGCCACCTGGCTGCCGGAAGCCCCGCCGGAGCCGGTGGTCTACCGCAACAGGACATTCACCCGGACGGCCGACAGCACGCCCGTCCAATTTCCACCGAGGGGACACGATGACGACTGA
- the glf gene encoding UDP-galactopyranose mutase has protein sequence MSEYDLIVVGSGFFGLTVAERAASQLGKKVLVVERRSHIGGNAYSEAEPTTGIEIHKYGAHLFHTSNKKVWDYVNQFTDFTDYQHRVFAMHDGTAYQFPMGLGLINQFFGRYYTPDEARELIKEQTDGLNPEDAQNLEEKGISLIGRPLYEAFVRDYTAKQWQTDPKELPAANISRLPVRYTFNNRYFNDTYEGLPVEGYTAWLENMAKSDLIEVRLDTDWFDVRDELREQNPDAPVVYTGPLDLYFDYQEGHLGWRTLDFETEVLDTGDFQGTPVMNYNDADVPYTRIHEFRHFHPERRNYPDDKTVIMKEFSRFAEGDDEPYYPINTPEDREKLLRYRELAEAETEKNKVFFGGRLGTYQYLDMHMAIGAALSTFDNKIAPLLG, from the coding sequence ATGAGTGAATATGACCTGATCGTCGTCGGCAGCGGATTCTTCGGTCTCACCGTCGCCGAGCGCGCCGCCAGCCAGCTGGGTAAGAAGGTGCTCGTCGTCGAGCGCCGCAGCCACATCGGCGGCAACGCCTACTCCGAGGCCGAGCCGACCACCGGCATCGAGATCCACAAGTACGGCGCCCACCTGTTCCACACCTCCAACAAGAAGGTCTGGGACTACGTCAACCAGTTCACCGATTTCACGGACTACCAGCACCGCGTGTTCGCGATGCACGACGGCACCGCCTACCAGTTCCCGATGGGCCTGGGCCTGATCAACCAGTTCTTCGGCCGGTACTACACCCCCGACGAGGCGCGCGAACTGATCAAGGAGCAGACCGACGGGCTCAACCCGGAGGACGCACAGAACCTCGAGGAGAAGGGCATCTCCCTGATCGGACGCCCCCTCTACGAGGCCTTCGTCCGCGACTACACCGCCAAGCAGTGGCAGACCGACCCGAAGGAGCTGCCCGCGGCGAACATCTCCCGCCTGCCGGTCCGCTACACCTTCAACAACCGCTACTTCAACGACACCTACGAGGGCCTGCCCGTCGAGGGCTACACCGCGTGGCTGGAGAACATGGCGAAGAGCGACCTCATCGAGGTCCGGCTGGACACCGACTGGTTCGACGTGCGCGACGAGCTGCGGGAGCAGAACCCGGACGCCCCGGTGGTCTACACCGGCCCGCTGGACCTCTACTTCGACTACCAGGAGGGTCACCTGGGCTGGCGGACGCTCGACTTCGAGACCGAGGTGCTGGACACCGGTGACTTCCAGGGCACCCCGGTGATGAACTACAACGACGCGGACGTGCCCTACACCCGCATCCACGAGTTCCGTCACTTCCACCCGGAGCGCAGGAACTACCCGGATGACAAGACCGTCATCATGAAGGAGTTCAGCCGCTTCGCCGAGGGTGACGACGAGCCGTACTACCCGATCAACACCCCTGAGGACCGCGAGAAGCTGCTGCGCTACCGCGAGCTGGCGGAGGCCGAGACCGAGAAGAACAAGGTCTTCTTCGGCGGACGCCTGGGCACCTACCAGTACCTCGACATGCACATGGCGATCGGCGCGGCGCTGTCGACGTTCGACAACAAGATCGCCCCGCTGCTGGGGTAG
- a CDS encoding long-chain-fatty-acid--CoA ligase — MSENTASTPNSPTTPSTTPSTTWKDRTWLDFYPDWVRPELDYDAEHERTLAEIFDHAVKTWPRRPAMTFFGTTVTYAEYGRQVRMCAAMLHNRGVRKGDRVAIALPNCPQALITFYAVISLGATATLHNPLYTARELTVAFQDHGAKVGIFWDKAVDVARELRTVTPLEQIIPVTITRAMPWYLQFALKLPVPQVRALKNELAGSTEGLTEWADLVADASESEGRALIETAAVEPTDIALVLYTSGTTGTPKGAALSHANLCAVIIEGREWVPGLGEDEEPERMLAALPIFHAYGLTMNITLGPLIGGTVILLPAPKPPLLASAMKKQKPTWIPGVPALYQTIMDLAEEKHIDISGVKASFSGASSLPVEVVQRWENMTGGLLVEGYGLTETSPIVLGNPMSTDRRPGYVGIPFPDTQVRVVSQEDPTVVLPDGEAGELIVRGPQVFGGYLNRPDANERAFVTGEDGLGDWFRTGDMAVMERDGFVKIVSRIKEMIVTGGFNVYPQEVEEVLSEHPSIAQASVIGLPRSDGSETVAAGVVLAPGARLDEEVLKDHCREGLARYKVPRVFKVFDELPADQLGKVRRVEVREQMLGE, encoded by the coding sequence ATGAGTGAGAACACGGCGTCCACCCCGAACTCCCCGACGACCCCCTCCACGACCCCCTCCACGACCTGGAAAGACCGGACCTGGCTGGATTTCTACCCGGACTGGGTCCGCCCCGAGCTGGACTACGACGCGGAGCACGAGCGCACCCTCGCCGAGATCTTCGACCATGCGGTGAAGACCTGGCCGAGGCGTCCCGCCATGACGTTCTTCGGCACCACCGTCACCTACGCCGAGTACGGCCGCCAGGTGCGGATGTGCGCCGCGATGCTGCACAACCGCGGCGTCCGCAAGGGCGACAGGGTCGCGATCGCCCTGCCGAACTGCCCGCAGGCGCTCATCACCTTCTACGCCGTCATCTCCCTCGGCGCGACCGCCACCCTGCACAACCCGCTGTACACCGCCCGTGAGCTCACCGTCGCCTTCCAGGACCACGGGGCGAAGGTCGGCATCTTCTGGGACAAGGCCGTGGACGTCGCCCGGGAGCTGCGCACCGTCACGCCGCTGGAGCAGATCATCCCGGTGACCATCACCCGGGCGATGCCGTGGTACCTCCAGTTCGCCCTGAAGCTGCCGGTGCCGCAGGTCCGCGCGCTGAAGAACGAGCTCGCCGGATCCACCGAGGGGCTCACCGAGTGGGCCGACCTCGTGGCGGACGCCTCGGAGTCCGAGGGCCGCGCCCTCATCGAGACCGCGGCCGTCGAGCCGACCGACATCGCGCTGGTGCTCTACACCTCGGGCACCACCGGCACCCCGAAGGGCGCCGCCCTGTCCCACGCGAACCTGTGCGCCGTCATCATCGAGGGCCGCGAATGGGTGCCCGGTCTGGGCGAGGACGAGGAGCCGGAGCGGATGCTCGCGGCGCTGCCGATCTTCCACGCCTACGGGCTGACCATGAACATCACCCTGGGGCCGCTGATCGGCGGCACGGTGATTCTGCTGCCGGCCCCGAAGCCGCCGCTGCTGGCGTCCGCGATGAAGAAGCAGAAGCCGACGTGGATCCCGGGTGTGCCGGCGCTCTACCAGACGATCATGGACCTGGCGGAGGAGAAGCACATCGACATCTCCGGGGTGAAGGCCTCGTTCTCCGGGGCCTCGAGCCTGCCGGTGGAGGTCGTGCAGCGCTGGGAGAACATGACCGGCGGCCTGCTCGTCGAGGGCTACGGGCTCACCGAGACCTCGCCGATCGTGTTGGGCAACCCGATGAGCACGGACCGGCGTCCGGGCTACGTCGGCATCCCGTTCCCGGACACGCAGGTGCGGGTCGTCTCCCAGGAGGATCCGACGGTCGTGCTGCCCGACGGTGAGGCCGGCGAGTTGATCGTGCGTGGTCCGCAGGTCTTCGGCGGCTACCTCAACCGGCCGGACGCCAATGAGCGGGCTTTCGTCACCGGGGAGGACGGTCTGGGCGACTGGTTCCGGACCGGTGACATGGCGGTGATGGAGCGCGACGGTTTCGTGAAGATCGTCTCGCGGATCAAGGAGATGATCGTCACCGGCGGGTTCAACGTGTACCCGCAGGAGGTTGAGGAGGTGCTGTCCGAGCACCCGTCGATCGCGCAGGCCAGCGTGATCGGGCTGCCGCGCTCCGACGGGTCGGAGACCGTCGCCGCCGGTGTGGTGCTCGCGCCCGGCGCCCGGCTGGACGAGGAGGTCCTCAAGGACCACTGCCGGGAGGGGCTGGCCCGCTACAAGGTGCCGCGCGTGTTCAAGGTCTTCGATGAGCTGCCCGCCGACCAGCTGGGGAAGGTGCGCCGGGTCGAGGTGCGCGAGCAGATGCTGGGGGAGTAG
- a CDS encoding type II toxin-antitoxin system RelE/ParE family toxin — translation MRVDRLAAGDPGDVRPVGSGVSELRIPYGPGYRVYYLQDGPRLILLLCGGDKSSQSDDIGQAQRIAEQWRNNERRT, via the coding sequence GTGAGAGTCGACCGCCTCGCCGCCGGAGATCCGGGAGATGTCAGGCCAGTCGGGAGCGGAGTGTCCGAACTGCGTATCCCCTATGGGCCCGGTTACCGGGTGTATTACCTGCAGGACGGACCGCGGCTGATACTTCTACTGTGCGGTGGTGACAAGTCAAGTCAGAGCGATGACATAGGACAGGCGCAACGCATCGCTGAACAATGGAGGAACAATGAACGACGCACGTGA
- a CDS encoding addiction module antidote protein codes for MNDAREPFSAFDSADYLDNLDDAAAYLEASLEDGDASGVPKALGAIACSGNLSELARRVGMSREGLYKALSADGNPSFDTIVKVSHALGLRIRFEAVA; via the coding sequence ATGAACGACGCACGTGAACCGTTCAGCGCCTTCGACAGTGCTGATTACCTCGACAACCTCGACGACGCCGCCGCATACCTGGAGGCCTCCCTGGAAGACGGTGATGCGTCCGGCGTCCCGAAGGCGCTCGGTGCCATTGCCTGTTCCGGTAACCTCAGCGAACTTGCCCGCCGGGTAGGCATGAGCCGGGAAGGGCTCTACAAGGCACTGTCCGCTGACGGGAATCCCAGTTTCGACACGATCGTGAAGGTGTCCCATGCACTGGGGCTCAGGATTCGCTTCGAGGCGGTCGCCTGA
- a CDS encoding VOC family protein, producing the protein MNTWLNPYLKFRDSAADALTFYQSVFGGELQTLTFGAAGAAEDPAVADLIMHGHLKTADGWTFMACDTAENNPRDVAAPSAYLCIGGEAEEYDKVAGWFAALAEGGTVFLPLETQMWGDRFGQLRDRFGVSWMVNVAGDGGPAGAPTDDD; encoded by the coding sequence ATGAACACGTGGCTGAACCCCTACCTGAAATTCCGCGACAGCGCCGCCGATGCACTGACCTTCTACCAGTCGGTTTTCGGCGGCGAGCTGCAGACGCTGACCTTCGGTGCAGCGGGTGCGGCCGAAGACCCCGCTGTGGCGGACCTCATCATGCACGGTCACCTGAAGACCGCCGACGGCTGGACCTTCATGGCCTGCGACACGGCGGAGAACAACCCGCGCGATGTCGCCGCCCCCTCCGCCTACCTGTGCATCGGCGGGGAAGCTGAGGAGTACGACAAGGTCGCCGGCTGGTTCGCCGCCCTGGCCGAGGGCGGGACCGTGTTCCTGCCCCTGGAGACGCAGATGTGGGGCGACCGGTTCGGCCAGCTCCGCGACCGGTTCGGCGTGAGCTGGATGGTGAACGTCGCCGGCGACGGCGGCCCCGCCGGGGCGCCGACTGACGACGACTGA
- a CDS encoding heavy metal translocating P-type ATPase: MNTANTVTRLRAWARGHWAVPVLSGALIVVAFALRWIASGALDITVSSQWWLDAGAHATHDGGAFRLGDIAMLAAALVAGTPILVKAVRGLAARDIGIDLLVSVAALGAVATGNFWEAAAVTFLFAVGHALEAATLNRTRSALAELIAVAPETATVLRDGEQQVVPAGGVLVGETVLVKSGAKVPVDGRVLSGAGAVDEASITGESIPVDKSPGDRVFAGTISRGGFLQVETTGAGSDTTLARIIHRVEEAQDAKARTQAFIDRFSRWYTPGVIVLAVVAGLLSRDIVLALTLLVIGCPGALVISIPVAIVAGIGRAARNGILIKGGEYLETSAKISTVAVDKTGTLTEGRPELTDVIVLDPGSDRDDVLRWAAAAEAGSEHPLARAIIDAAEDAGVPPAGVPDVTTPVTGKGIVTEVDGSTVLVGNRALLEQYALPSAQIDDASREAATLAGAGQTPMIVGVAGTVVGIIAVADRIREDAPEMVARLHEAGVQTVVMLTGDTRLVAEAVAGATGVDRVRASLLPEDKLAAVQEMQRSGEVVAMVGDGVNDAPALATADIGVAMGAAGSDVAMETADIALMEDNLLKLPEAIGLARRTGRVMRQNIIIALATVILLLAGVFAGGVTMSLGMLVHEVSVLVVIANAMRLMRDRGRYSPSICSRTSTRRTFPSWSAGSSSKTLNTRGTL; encoded by the coding sequence ATGAACACCGCGAACACCGTCACCCGGCTCCGGGCGTGGGCCCGGGGGCACTGGGCCGTCCCGGTCCTGTCCGGGGCGCTGATCGTCGTCGCCTTCGCACTGCGCTGGATCGCCTCCGGCGCACTCGACATCACCGTGAGTTCACAGTGGTGGCTCGATGCGGGGGCGCACGCCACGCACGACGGTGGTGCCTTCCGGCTCGGCGACATCGCCATGCTCGCCGCCGCGCTCGTGGCAGGGACGCCGATCCTGGTCAAGGCGGTGCGCGGACTGGCCGCACGGGACATCGGCATTGATCTGCTGGTGTCCGTGGCCGCCCTCGGCGCGGTGGCGACCGGCAATTTCTGGGAGGCTGCGGCGGTCACCTTCCTCTTCGCCGTCGGCCACGCCCTGGAGGCCGCCACCCTCAACCGCACCCGGTCGGCACTGGCCGAACTGATCGCCGTCGCCCCGGAGACCGCGACCGTCCTGCGCGACGGTGAACAGCAGGTCGTCCCCGCCGGGGGCGTCCTGGTGGGCGAGACCGTCCTGGTCAAGAGCGGTGCGAAAGTTCCGGTGGACGGACGCGTCCTGTCCGGTGCCGGGGCCGTCGACGAGGCCTCGATCACCGGCGAATCGATACCGGTGGACAAGTCCCCCGGCGACCGGGTGTTCGCCGGCACCATCTCCCGGGGCGGATTCCTGCAGGTCGAGACCACCGGCGCCGGATCCGACACCACCCTGGCCCGCATCATCCACCGGGTGGAGGAGGCGCAGGACGCCAAGGCCAGGACCCAGGCGTTCATCGACCGCTTCTCCCGGTGGTACACCCCGGGGGTCATCGTGCTGGCCGTCGTCGCCGGGCTCCTCTCCCGGGACATCGTTCTGGCCCTGACCCTGCTGGTCATCGGTTGCCCCGGTGCGCTGGTCATCTCCATCCCCGTCGCCATTGTCGCCGGCATCGGACGCGCGGCACGCAACGGCATCCTCATCAAGGGCGGCGAATACCTGGAGACCTCCGCGAAGATCTCGACGGTGGCGGTCGACAAGACCGGCACGCTCACCGAGGGGCGTCCCGAGCTCACCGACGTCATCGTCCTCGATCCGGGCAGCGACCGGGACGATGTCCTGCGCTGGGCCGCGGCCGCCGAGGCCGGCTCCGAGCACCCCCTGGCCCGCGCCATCATCGACGCGGCCGAGGACGCCGGGGTGCCGCCGGCAGGCGTCCCCGATGTCACCACCCCGGTCACCGGCAAGGGCATCGTCACCGAGGTGGACGGCAGTACCGTCCTGGTCGGCAACCGGGCACTGCTGGAGCAGTACGCCCTGCCGTCCGCACAGATCGACGACGCGTCCCGGGAAGCCGCAACCCTGGCCGGGGCCGGGCAGACCCCGATGATCGTGGGCGTGGCCGGCACCGTCGTCGGAATCATCGCGGTCGCCGACCGGATCCGTGAGGATGCCCCGGAGATGGTCGCCCGCCTGCATGAGGCGGGGGTGCAGACCGTCGTCATGCTGACCGGCGACACCAGGCTGGTGGCAGAGGCCGTCGCCGGGGCCACCGGTGTCGACCGGGTCCGGGCGTCCCTCCTGCCCGAGGACAAGCTCGCCGCCGTCCAGGAGATGCAGCGCTCCGGTGAGGTCGTGGCCATGGTCGGCGACGGGGTCAACGACGCCCCGGCGCTGGCCACCGCGGACATCGGTGTGGCGATGGGCGCGGCGGGGTCGGACGTGGCCATGGAGACCGCCGACATCGCCCTGATGGAGGACAACCTGCTGAAGCTGCCGGAGGCCATCGGTCTGGCCCGGCGGACCGGGCGGGTGATGCGCCAGAACATCATCATCGCCCTGGCCACGGTGATCCTGCTCCTGGCGGGTGTCTTCGCCGGCGGGGTGACGATGTCCCTGGGCATGCTGGTCCACGAGGTCTCGGTGCTGGTGGTCATCGCCAACGCGATGCGGCTGATGCGGGACCGCGGGCGCTACTCCCCCAGCATCTGCTCGCGCACCTCGACCCGGCGCACCTTCCCCAGCTGGTCGGCGGGCAGCTCATCGAAGACCTTGAACACGCGCGGCACCTTGTAG
- a CDS encoding zinc-binding alcohol dehydrogenase family protein has protein sequence MTDLPALPATMPAVAVTGAFPVSDPRCLDDVVVDVPTPGPRDLLVEVTAVSVNPIDTKMRLRAAEQVASGGQPVLGYDAAGTVVAVGADVTRFAVGDAVFYAGDQTRPGTDARFHAVDERIVGHAPTSVSLVEAASLPLTSLTAWEALFERLGIGLDAGTGAPGSLLVLGGSGGVPSAMVQLARALTGLTVIGTAGREESRTWLTRLGAHHVIDHHRDLAEQVAELQQRGVPPVRHVFTSQSSGRAVELAALLAPAGDLCLIDDPDPFELSAFKRKSQAVHWESMFTKIIFGDATGDPAADPATQGRILDRVADLVDAGRMVPTTGETLVGLNAESLVAAHRDLEAGHVTGKIVVRV, from the coding sequence ATGACTGACCTGCCTGCCCTGCCTGCCACGATGCCCGCCGTCGCTGTGACGGGCGCCTTCCCCGTCTCCGATCCGCGCTGTCTCGACGATGTCGTCGTCGATGTCCCCACCCCCGGTCCCCGCGACCTCCTCGTCGAGGTCACCGCGGTCTCGGTCAATCCGATCGACACGAAAATGCGGCTGCGCGCGGCGGAGCAGGTGGCCTCCGGCGGGCAGCCGGTGCTCGGGTACGACGCCGCCGGGACCGTCGTCGCCGTCGGTGCCGACGTCACCCGCTTTGCGGTGGGGGACGCCGTCTTCTATGCCGGTGACCAGACCCGACCGGGCACGGACGCCCGGTTCCATGCCGTCGACGAGCGGATCGTCGGCCACGCGCCGACCTCGGTCTCCCTGGTGGAGGCGGCATCCCTGCCGTTGACCTCGCTGACGGCGTGGGAGGCGCTGTTCGAGCGGCTCGGCATCGGGCTGGACGCCGGGACCGGGGCCCCCGGTTCCCTGCTGGTCCTCGGCGGGTCCGGGGGTGTGCCGAGTGCGATGGTGCAGCTGGCGCGCGCCCTGACCGGGCTGACGGTGATCGGGACCGCCGGCCGGGAGGAGTCCCGCACATGGCTGACCCGGCTGGGCGCCCACCATGTCATCGACCACCACCGGGACCTGGCGGAGCAGGTCGCGGAACTGCAGCAGCGGGGCGTCCCGCCGGTGCGGCACGTGTTCACCTCGCAGTCCTCGGGGCGGGCCGTCGAACTCGCCGCGCTGCTCGCGCCGGCCGGGGACCTGTGCCTCATCGACGATCCGGACCCGTTCGAGCTCTCCGCGTTCAAGCGGAAGTCGCAGGCGGTGCACTGGGAGTCGATGTTCACGAAGATCATCTTCGGGGACGCCACGGGTGATCCGGCGGCGGATCCGGCCACCCAGGGGAGGATCCTCGACCGGGTGGCGGATCTGGTGGATGCGGGCCGGATGGTGCCCACCACCGGGGAGACGCTGGTCGGGCTGAATGCGGAGTCGCTGGTGGCGGCGCACCGTGATCTGGAGGCCGGGCATGTCACCGGCAAGATCGTGGTGCGGGTGTAG
- a CDS encoding heavy-metal-associated domain-containing protein, translated as MSTSTTTDTTRTVLRAEGFSCPSCVSKIEKKVGRLDGVESVKVHFASARIEIVHNPAVVSVDDLVAAVAKAGYTAVPSAF; from the coding sequence ATGAGCACCTCAACCACCACCGACACCACCCGCACGGTCCTCCGGGCGGAAGGCTTCTCCTGCCCGTCGTGCGTGTCCAAGATCGAGAAGAAGGTCGGACGCCTCGACGGTGTCGAGAGCGTGAAGGTCCACTTCGCCTCCGCCCGTATCGAGATCGTCCACAACCCCGCCGTCGTCTCGGTGGACGACCTGGTCGCCGCCGTCGCCAAGGCCGGCTACACCGCCGTGCCGTCGGCGTTCTGA
- a CDS encoding pyridoxamine 5'-phosphate oxidase family protein, which yields MSGITAEMKAMLDTQLPILATVTDPTTPNIGPKRSLRVYDDHTLIYNENTGGQHLTNIENGSRVAVAVIDRAALDGYRFLGHAEVLTAGHAWDNCLDFAAHNGMKEPKRAVLIHLDVIYSLASGAKAGTVVDDSAADSADDSDATNGGRA from the coding sequence ATGTCCGGTATCACCGCCGAGATGAAGGCCATGCTCGACACCCAGCTGCCGATCCTCGCGACCGTCACGGACCCCACCACCCCGAACATCGGACCGAAGCGCTCCCTGCGGGTCTACGACGACCACACCCTCATCTACAACGAGAACACCGGCGGTCAGCACCTGACCAACATCGAGAACGGCTCCCGGGTCGCCGTCGCCGTCATCGACCGGGCCGCACTCGACGGCTACCGTTTCCTCGGCCACGCCGAGGTCCTCACCGCCGGCCACGCCTGGGACAACTGCCTCGACTTCGCCGCGCACAACGGCATGAAGGAACCGAAGCGTGCCGTCCTCATCCACCTCGACGTCATCTACTCCCTGGCCTCCGGTGCGAAGGCCGGCACCGTCGTGGACGACAGCGCCGCCGACAGTGCCGACGACAGCGACGCCACGAACGGAGGTCGTGCGTGA
- the nrdF gene encoding class 1b ribonucleoside-diphosphate reductase subunit beta: MTSYTDRSQTPPQWRPGSTTPLRPVNWNRITDPKDLEVWQRLTSNFWLPEKVPLSNDLPDWRALGDEDRTLTTRVFTGLTLLDTVQATVGEISQIPDARTEHEQAVYANIAFMQAVHARSYSSVFSTMCSSAEIEDAYTWAVDNPRLQVRATAVMEHYAGDDPLKRKVASTLLSSLLLYAGFYLPLWYSSRGVMMNTADMIRLILRDKAVHGYYSGYKYQRGLEAHPERTAEMEDFTYRFTDRLLDLENDYSRDLYATGSRNYEGVDAFVHYNADKALMNLGYRPQYEERAAAVEPEIIAALTPDSSETHDFFSGSGSSYVIGRTEATDEDDWDF; encoded by the coding sequence ATGACCAGCTACACCGACCGGTCGCAGACACCCCCGCAGTGGCGTCCCGGATCGACGACCCCGCTGCGTCCGGTGAACTGGAACCGGATCACCGACCCGAAGGACCTCGAGGTCTGGCAGCGACTCACCAGCAACTTCTGGTTGCCGGAGAAAGTGCCGCTGTCCAACGACCTGCCCGACTGGCGGGCACTCGGCGACGAGGACCGCACCCTCACCACCCGGGTCTTCACCGGACTGACGCTGCTGGACACGGTCCAGGCCACCGTCGGCGAGATCAGCCAGATCCCGGACGCCCGCACCGAGCACGAACAGGCCGTCTACGCCAACATCGCCTTCATGCAGGCCGTCCACGCCCGCAGCTACAGCTCCGTGTTCAGCACCATGTGCAGTTCCGCGGAGATCGAGGACGCCTACACCTGGGCCGTCGACAATCCCCGACTGCAGGTCCGGGCCACCGCGGTGATGGAGCACTACGCCGGGGACGACCCGCTCAAACGCAAGGTGGCCTCCACCCTGCTGTCGTCGCTGCTGCTCTACGCCGGTTTCTACCTGCCGCTGTGGTACTCCAGCCGTGGGGTGATGATGAACACCGCCGACATGATCCGGCTGATCCTGCGGGACAAGGCCGTCCACGGCTACTACTCCGGCTACAAGTACCAGCGTGGCCTGGAGGCGCACCCGGAGCGCACCGCGGAGATGGAGGACTTCACCTACCGCTTCACCGACCGACTGCTGGACCTGGAGAACGACTACTCGCGGGACCTGTACGCCACGGGGTCCCGCAACTATGAGGGGGTGGACGCATTCGTGCACTACAACGCGGACAAGGCCCTGATGAACCTCGGTTACCGACCGCAGTACGAGGAGCGGGCGGCGGCGGTGGAACCCGAGATCATCGCCGCGCTCACCCCGGATTCCTCCGAGACCCACGACTTCTTCAGCGGTTCCGGCTCCAGCTACGTCATCGGACGCACCGAAGCCACCGACGAGGACGACTGGGACTTCTGA